A single genomic interval of Saccharothrix saharensis harbors:
- a CDS encoding tyrosine-type recombinase/integrase, producing the protein MRVKRDENGAPVLDAKGSRTKERDPERWGKGDRYKVRYYDPDGNEKSESFPDKQLRKAQAFLTKMQHDVLSGTYIDQDAGKVNFKTYAENWLKGQSQDAATQQTLRSRLKSQLYPFFETRNVGSVNSEVVRNWLAWLRERNLEVSTQAVYFDILSSILNAAVEDRKIRVNPCKAQSVKKPKPSTRKIVPWPEARLRAVQLALPARFKPTAQLGAGCGMRQGEILGFSMDDVNRDDMLINVTRQIRVIDKQLVFAPPKGDKTRVVPLSSGVLEGLDSYAQNFEPVAVTLPWLQPSGRPVTVRLLMVGNQGVPYSGSAFNEVVWKPAFKWAGLTYTTKGDGMHALRHFYASTLLGQGVSIKELAEFLGHADPGFTLRTYTHLLPSSYGRARSAVDRVFRPQRVGTSQIA; encoded by the coding sequence ATGCGCGTCAAGCGCGACGAGAACGGCGCACCAGTACTCGACGCCAAGGGCAGTCGGACCAAGGAACGCGACCCGGAGCGGTGGGGTAAGGGCGACCGGTACAAGGTCCGGTACTACGACCCGGACGGCAACGAGAAGTCGGAGTCGTTCCCGGACAAGCAGCTCCGCAAGGCGCAGGCGTTCCTGACCAAGATGCAGCACGACGTCTTGTCGGGCACCTACATCGACCAGGACGCGGGGAAGGTCAACTTCAAGACCTACGCCGAGAACTGGCTCAAGGGCCAGTCGCAGGACGCTGCCACCCAGCAGACGCTGCGGAGTCGGCTCAAGAGCCAGCTCTACCCGTTCTTCGAGACGCGCAACGTCGGCTCGGTCAACTCCGAAGTGGTCCGTAACTGGCTCGCCTGGCTGCGGGAACGCAACCTGGAGGTGTCTACCCAGGCGGTGTACTTCGACATCCTGTCGTCCATCCTCAACGCGGCCGTCGAGGACCGGAAGATCCGGGTCAACCCGTGCAAGGCGCAGAGCGTCAAGAAGCCCAAGCCCAGCACGCGCAAGATCGTCCCGTGGCCGGAAGCCAGGCTTCGGGCGGTCCAGCTCGCCCTACCGGCGCGGTTCAAGCCGACTGCCCAGCTCGGCGCGGGCTGTGGGATGCGGCAGGGCGAAATCCTCGGGTTCTCGATGGACGACGTGAACCGTGACGACATGCTGATCAACGTCACCCGACAGATCAGAGTGATTGATAAGCAGTTGGTCTTCGCGCCGCCGAAGGGCGACAAGACGCGGGTGGTCCCTCTGTCGAGTGGCGTCCTGGAGGGCCTGGACTCCTACGCGCAGAACTTCGAGCCCGTAGCCGTTACCCTGCCGTGGCTCCAACCGTCCGGGCGACCGGTGACGGTCCGGCTGCTGATGGTGGGCAACCAAGGTGTCCCGTACTCGGGGAGCGCGTTCAACGAGGTGGTCTGGAAGCCGGCCTTCAAGTGGGCCGGGCTGACCTACACGACCAAGGGGGACGGGATGCACGCGCTGAGGCACTTCTACGCCTCGACGCTGCTCGGCCAAGGCGTCTCGATCAAGGAGCTGGCGGAGTTCCTGGGTCACGCCGATCCGGGGTTCACGCTGCGGACGTACACCCATCTGCTGCCGTCGAGCTACGGACGTGCTCGGTCGGCGGTGGATCGGGTGTTCCGTCCGCAGCGGGTGGGAACGTCTCAAATTGCATGA
- a CDS encoding AMED_5909 family protein: MAKTKPDPWASAYTVTSLKDAHEALTHLMPSPDAPPDVWREFYLRSADVYARVAEVDRGHHHEALYWAKRERAKAEGVESDER; this comes from the coding sequence GTGGCGAAGACCAAGCCTGACCCGTGGGCGTCGGCGTACACGGTGACGTCACTCAAGGACGCCCACGAGGCGTTGACGCATCTCATGCCCAGTCCCGACGCACCGCCGGACGTGTGGCGGGAGTTCTACCTGCGGTCGGCCGATGTGTACGCGCGGGTCGCGGAAGTTGATCGAGGTCACCACCACGAGGCGCTGTATTGGGCCAAGCGCGAGCGTGCCAAGGCTGAGGGGGTTGAGTCGGATGAGCGTTGA
- a CDS encoding GTP pyrophosphokinase, whose protein sequence is MAEGRGSRSGYDENKGRLEELGQVATRLIGALLVERGIRAHNITFRVKEKSSADRKMSNNPQKYSDYLSLTDFLGVRVITNFADEVDVVGSILQGEFTIDEDNSIDKRLVLDSDRFGYLSLHYILQLNQARRGLAEYARYGGIKFEVQVRSILQHAWAEIEHDLGYKSTFQLPSEVKRRFSRLAGLLEIADSEFQSLRDHIASYEHAVSDSIPDSSSDLVLNQATLMTFLERSPMAIHLDVKLAEFLGSSEMFVDPKYAMQQLAPLVSHFGIRTVGDLDAAFERDGSKILPFVEKLFPIFDSHLQPPELPVRHRKVSVGICLLQLTYLLMAGADPDVREEVIREYFGSYAVDAKGLDLDLLEAYRQAFE, encoded by the coding sequence ATGGCAGAGGGTCGCGGTAGTCGCTCCGGTTATGATGAGAATAAGGGTAGACTTGAGGAACTTGGCCAAGTTGCCACCCGTCTAATTGGTGCACTTCTGGTTGAGAGAGGCATTCGTGCGCACAATATCACTTTTCGCGTGAAGGAAAAGTCTAGCGCTGATCGTAAGATGTCGAACAATCCACAAAAGTATTCCGATTATCTATCGCTGACGGATTTCTTGGGTGTGCGAGTGATAACTAACTTCGCCGATGAAGTGGATGTGGTTGGCAGTATATTGCAAGGCGAGTTCACTATCGATGAGGATAATTCGATCGATAAGCGCCTGGTACTGGACTCCGACCGTTTCGGCTATCTCTCGCTACACTATATTCTCCAGTTGAATCAAGCGCGAAGGGGGTTGGCAGAGTATGCCCGGTACGGCGGTATAAAGTTTGAAGTCCAAGTTCGCTCAATATTGCAGCATGCATGGGCCGAGATTGAGCATGACTTAGGTTACAAGTCGACTTTCCAGTTGCCGTCAGAGGTGAAACGAAGGTTCTCTAGGCTTGCTGGCTTGCTGGAGATCGCTGACAGTGAGTTCCAGTCACTTCGCGACCATATCGCTTCCTACGAGCATGCGGTAAGCGATTCTATTCCTGATTCGAGTTCCGACTTGGTGCTGAATCAGGCAACGCTTATGACTTTTCTTGAGCGGTCGCCGATGGCGATTCACCTGGATGTGAAACTTGCAGAATTTCTTGGTTCGTCCGAAATGTTCGTAGATCCGAAGTATGCGATGCAGCAGCTCGCCCCACTGGTGTCGCACTTCGGAATTCGAACCGTCGGGGACCTCGATGCGGCTTTCGAGCGCGACGGCAGCAAAATTCTACCGTTCGTCGAGAAACTTTTTCCCATCTTTGATTCGCATCTGCAGCCGCCGGAGCTTCCTGTTAGGCATAGGAAGGTAAGCGTAGGTATCTGTCTCCTGCAATTGACTTATCTGCTTATGGCCGGGGCTGATCCAGATGTGCGAGAGGAAGTGATTCGCGAGTACTTCGGTAGCTATGCAGTCGATGCAAAAGGTCTAGACCTCGATTTGCTCGAGGCGTATCGACAGGCTTTTGAATGA
- a CDS encoding FtsK/SpoIIIE domain-containing protein — MGGKWVDPAPFEGVRPRVPWWALVPGKAKWLALLVVAVWLVVVGVVRLVLIVVRYPVVTLVPVSAAWCWWRFGLSPLVLALLSLVAALLIWAGLDHASFLRHGWYRLVTEWSRLTVYVPKWRSAMRLSDLAKRDRGREYRPKLRRVRSEGWRDRVRVRMVPAQSPEAWELRRDGLAHSFGARSCRVRVLRPRVIELDFVHRDPLLRPLAVPALTDAEVDLKRVVVGRTETGKPWRLRLLGAQVLVVGVPGAGKGSVLWSLVWQLAPAVRAGLVRLVGIDPKGGMELGQCPDAFDRVVYDNGSEAVALLEEIAAEVKERATRYRGVRRLWARSTGEPFTVLVVDELADLIAYQPDKQLRERAVRAIQTITSQGRAPGYAVVGLVQDPRKEVVSFRHLFSTRVALRLDEPQQVDMVLGDGVRQRGAAAHEISENTPGVAWVKEDGQREPERARAFHVTDADLVELSVFLADAEVHDFPTRPNGNEGRTAA; from the coding sequence ATGGGCGGCAAGTGGGTGGACCCGGCTCCGTTCGAGGGTGTCCGGCCTCGGGTGCCGTGGTGGGCGTTGGTGCCCGGTAAGGCGAAGTGGCTGGCCTTGCTGGTGGTCGCCGTGTGGCTGGTCGTGGTTGGCGTCGTGCGCCTGGTGCTCATTGTGGTTCGGTACCCGGTGGTCACGCTGGTGCCAGTGTCGGCGGCCTGGTGCTGGTGGCGGTTCGGGCTCTCGCCGCTCGTGCTGGCCCTGTTGTCGCTGGTCGCGGCGTTGCTCATCTGGGCTGGCCTGGATCATGCGTCGTTCCTGCGGCACGGCTGGTACCGGCTGGTCACCGAGTGGAGCCGGTTGACGGTGTACGTGCCGAAGTGGCGCTCGGCGATGCGGCTGTCGGACCTCGCCAAGCGGGACCGTGGCCGTGAGTACCGGCCGAAGCTGCGCCGGGTCCGCTCTGAGGGCTGGCGGGATCGCGTCCGTGTGCGGATGGTGCCTGCCCAGTCGCCGGAGGCATGGGAGCTGCGGCGGGACGGCCTGGCGCACTCGTTCGGCGCTCGCTCGTGTCGAGTGCGGGTGCTGCGGCCTCGGGTGATCGAGCTGGACTTCGTCCACCGTGACCCGCTGCTGCGTCCCCTGGCCGTCCCAGCGCTGACTGATGCCGAGGTGGATCTCAAGCGGGTGGTCGTCGGCCGGACGGAAACCGGCAAGCCGTGGCGGCTGCGGCTGCTCGGGGCTCAGGTGCTCGTGGTCGGCGTGCCCGGTGCGGGCAAGGGCTCGGTGTTGTGGTCGCTGGTGTGGCAGCTCGCCCCGGCCGTCCGTGCGGGCCTGGTGCGGCTGGTCGGGATCGATCCGAAGGGCGGGATGGAACTCGGGCAGTGCCCCGATGCCTTCGATCGTGTCGTGTACGACAACGGGTCGGAAGCCGTTGCGCTGCTTGAGGAAATCGCCGCTGAGGTCAAGGAGCGGGCGACGCGGTACCGGGGTGTGCGGCGGCTGTGGGCGCGGTCGACCGGTGAGCCGTTCACGGTCCTGGTGGTGGACGAGCTGGCGGACCTGATCGCCTACCAGCCGGACAAGCAGCTCCGGGAACGAGCGGTGCGGGCTATCCAGACGATTACCTCCCAGGGGCGTGCGCCTGGCTACGCGGTCGTGGGCCTGGTGCAAGACCCGCGCAAGGAAGTCGTCTCCTTCCGACACCTGTTCAGCACCCGTGTTGCCCTGCGCCTGGACGAGCCACAGCAGGTCGACATGGTGCTTGGTGACGGTGTCAGGCAGCGCGGCGCGGCGGCTCACGAGATCAGCGAGAACACGCCCGGTGTCGCATGGGTCAAAGAGGACGGGCAGCGGGAGCCGGAACGGGCTCGGGCCTTCCACGTCACTGACGCCGACCTGGTCGAACTAAGCGTGTTCCTGGCTGACGCGGAGGTGCACGACTTCCCGACCAGGCCCAATGGCAACGAGGGGAGGACGGCGGCATGA
- a CDS encoding replication initiator has product MSGETRAERMRQPIALDVAKAAAEKYGVCVRPFTMEVEDRATYEVRYVAVPCGSTVESVCAPCARKAKALRMVQCREGWHMAEEPDFTPEPPSEDQKGLLTFRADLVKAYREAVNAGTAGDADELREEIHSVDAELRQLGVRGRFPSPDAPGRRPVKRSTKRRQDAPNLPRRRVEKHTVGREYAGGFRPSMFVTLTLDTYGRVRDDGTPVDPDTYDYRRAARDAVHFASLVDRWWQNLRRVVGWDVQYFATVEPQRRAAPHLHAAIRGSIPHETIRLVTAATYHQVWWPNHDERVYGGDHLPVWDARAEAFVEPDTRQPLTAWADALEAVDEPAHVVTFGRQVHSKGILGGSEEAGRHIGYLTKYLTKSIGEVVEQTTERQRRHADRLADELAVTPCSDRCPVWLLYGVQPRGVGSRTTPGHCKGRAHRRTTLGLPGRRVLVSRKWSGKTLADHRADRKRFVLDALKAVGIEKPEPDTFQLVWHKVRPGDPNVPPRAHQLMHAIAERTRWKAEYDRAMLAASGSPPGADVSATGSIAA; this is encoded by the coding sequence ATGAGCGGTGAGACTCGCGCTGAGCGGATGCGTCAACCCATCGCACTGGACGTCGCCAAGGCTGCGGCCGAGAAGTACGGCGTGTGCGTGCGGCCGTTCACGATGGAGGTCGAGGACCGGGCGACCTACGAAGTGCGCTACGTCGCGGTGCCCTGTGGGTCGACGGTCGAGAGCGTCTGTGCGCCGTGTGCCCGGAAGGCCAAGGCGCTCCGGATGGTCCAGTGCCGTGAGGGCTGGCACATGGCTGAGGAGCCCGACTTCACCCCCGAGCCACCCTCCGAGGACCAGAAGGGCTTGTTGACGTTCCGGGCCGACCTGGTCAAGGCGTACCGGGAGGCGGTCAACGCCGGGACGGCCGGTGACGCGGACGAGCTGCGGGAGGAGATCCACAGCGTCGACGCGGAACTTCGGCAACTCGGCGTCCGGGGCCGCTTCCCCTCCCCTGACGCACCGGGCAGGCGGCCGGTGAAGCGGTCGACCAAGCGCCGGCAGGACGCACCGAACCTGCCTCGGCGGCGCGTGGAGAAGCACACGGTGGGCCGGGAGTACGCGGGAGGGTTCCGACCCTCGATGTTCGTCACGCTCACCCTCGACACCTACGGACGGGTGCGCGACGACGGAACACCGGTCGACCCGGACACCTACGACTACCGGCGGGCGGCTCGGGACGCGGTGCACTTCGCGTCGCTGGTGGACCGGTGGTGGCAGAACCTGCGGCGGGTCGTCGGCTGGGATGTGCAGTATTTCGCCACTGTCGAACCACAGCGTCGAGCGGCGCCACACCTCCATGCGGCAATCCGCGGTTCAATCCCGCACGAGACCATCCGCTTGGTCACGGCGGCTACATATCACCAGGTGTGGTGGCCCAACCATGACGAACGGGTCTACGGCGGTGACCATCTGCCGGTCTGGGACGCGCGGGCGGAAGCGTTCGTCGAGCCGGACACCCGGCAGCCGCTGACGGCCTGGGCGGACGCGCTCGAGGCCGTGGACGAACCGGCTCACGTGGTGACCTTCGGCCGCCAGGTGCACTCCAAGGGCATCCTGGGCGGCTCGGAAGAGGCCGGACGCCACATCGGCTACCTGACCAAGTACCTCACCAAGTCCATTGGTGAAGTGGTCGAGCAGACCACCGAACGGCAACGACGGCACGCGGACCGCTTGGCGGACGAGCTGGCCGTGACGCCGTGCTCGGACCGCTGCCCGGTCTGGCTCCTCTACGGCGTCCAACCGCGCGGCGTCGGCTCCCGGACCACTCCGGGCCACTGCAAGGGGCGGGCACATCGGCGGACCACGCTCGGCCTGCCTGGTCGGCGGGTGCTGGTATCGCGGAAGTGGTCGGGCAAGACGCTGGCCGACCACCGGGCCGACCGGAAGCGGTTCGTCCTGGATGCGCTCAAGGCCGTCGGGATCGAGAAGCCGGAACCCGACACCTTCCAGCTCGTCTGGCACAAGGTCCGGCCCGGCGACCCGAACGTGCCACCACGGGCACACCAGCTCATGCACGCCATCGCGGAGCGGACCCGGTGGAAGGCCGAGTACGACCGCGCGATGTTGGCCGCTTCGGGCTCGCCACCCGGCGCAGATGTTTCGGCAACTGGGTCCATAGCCGCCTGA
- a CDS encoding DUF5919 domain-containing protein translates to MATESTLLRVLLRQRHMQGYRTFCKEYDRVAKQLDTDLIGRYPSKAQFYRWLSGDLLGLPYADHCRILEKMFPGWTAEQLLTPHEGDTDSLITPPQRTAATTHPVPRPVQMPQQARLADVTAVYPSRTEFLHNVTPRDLFEGAKTIDIAGLSLNVLCQQYSDKALLDSIETGTTIKALFLDPNGHNITAREHEEGLPEGHLSMLTRLNIEALRRVGAKVSPHARGQLHIRVYDEPLRYNILITDQTKCVVQPYLPDARGVESPTLVIEKDDAVPGLFATFSQVFDSMWERAEEGS, encoded by the coding sequence ATGGCCACAGAGTCCACTCTCTTGAGAGTCCTGCTCAGGCAACGCCACATGCAGGGCTACCGCACCTTCTGCAAGGAGTACGACCGCGTCGCCAAGCAACTCGACACCGACCTGATCGGCCGCTACCCCAGTAAGGCCCAGTTCTACCGCTGGCTCTCCGGCGACCTACTCGGCCTGCCCTACGCCGACCACTGCCGCATCCTCGAAAAGATGTTCCCCGGCTGGACCGCCGAACAACTCCTCACCCCACACGAGGGCGACACGGACAGCCTCATCACCCCACCCCAACGAACCGCGGCCACCACCCACCCCGTACCGCGCCCGGTCCAGATGCCCCAACAGGCCCGCCTGGCCGACGTCACCGCCGTCTACCCCAGCCGCACCGAGTTCCTGCACAACGTCACCCCACGCGACCTCTTCGAAGGCGCGAAGACCATCGACATCGCAGGCCTGTCCCTCAACGTCCTGTGCCAGCAGTACTCCGACAAAGCCCTACTCGACTCCATCGAAACCGGCACCACCATCAAGGCCCTCTTCCTCGACCCCAACGGCCACAACATCACCGCCCGCGAACACGAAGAGGGCCTACCCGAAGGCCACCTCTCCATGCTCACCCGCCTCAACATCGAAGCCCTACGCCGAGTCGGAGCCAAAGTCTCGCCCCACGCACGCGGCCAGCTCCACATCCGCGTCTACGACGAACCACTCCGCTACAACATCCTCATCACCGACCAGACCAAGTGCGTGGTCCAGCCCTACTTGCCCGACGCCCGAGGAGTTGAATCCCCTACCCTCGTGATCGAGAAGGACGACGCAGTACCGGGATTGTTTGCCACCTTCTCTCAAGTGTTCGACTCAATGTGGGAGCGCGCCGAGGAGGGCTCATGA
- a CDS encoding helix-turn-helix transcriptional regulator, whose amino-acid sequence MSDRPRHIVIEVLWKPTDLADFLGLPETTLRQWRHKGYGPRFVRLGKHVRYRPEDVRDWLDEQETDPAAA is encoded by the coding sequence ATGTCCGATCGACCGCGTCACATCGTCATCGAAGTGCTCTGGAAGCCGACCGACCTCGCGGACTTCCTGGGCCTTCCGGAGACCACGTTGCGCCAGTGGCGGCACAAGGGCTACGGCCCTCGGTTCGTGCGCCTCGGCAAGCACGTCCGCTACCGCCCGGAGGACGTCCGGGACTGGCTGGACGAGCAGGAAACCGACCCGGCTGCGGCCTAG
- a CDS encoding inositol monophosphatase family protein, which produces MKRSLDQLAEIAREAIRIGSNTIKNTRPESVTQKSDRDSFTDVDLKIERSIRNYLSEITPEIRFAGEEEGEVGEQRSGRFMWTLDPIDGTANFVHGIPLCAVQIALMHNGEALVAAIELPYMGMHYWAAKEHGAYANESRIQCSTTDDLSKSIVSIGDYATGEHAEQKNLYRISKTAALANRVERIRMFGSAAHDLAWVAEGRIDAAVIMSNKVHDIAGGVLIAREAGACVTDTKGSSHTPESLDTVASSPRILNDLLNLL; this is translated from the coding sequence ATGAAGCGATCATTAGACCAATTGGCCGAAATTGCACGAGAAGCTATCAGAATAGGATCTAACACGATCAAAAACACGCGCCCAGAATCTGTAACGCAAAAGAGTGACCGAGACAGCTTTACCGACGTAGACCTTAAGATCGAACGTAGCATACGTAACTACCTATCCGAAATTACACCAGAAATCCGATTCGCTGGTGAAGAGGAGGGAGAAGTCGGCGAACAGCGTTCCGGTAGATTCATGTGGACGCTGGACCCTATCGACGGGACCGCAAATTTCGTGCACGGCATCCCTCTATGTGCCGTACAGATCGCCCTCATGCATAACGGCGAGGCGCTTGTCGCAGCAATCGAATTGCCTTACATGGGAATGCACTATTGGGCCGCCAAAGAACACGGGGCGTACGCGAACGAAAGTCGCATCCAATGCAGCACGACCGACGATCTCTCTAAATCGATAGTGTCAATTGGCGATTACGCTACTGGAGAGCATGCAGAACAAAAAAACCTATACCGCATCTCGAAAACAGCGGCACTAGCTAACCGCGTGGAACGTATACGGATGTTTGGGTCGGCCGCTCACGACCTCGCGTGGGTTGCAGAAGGCCGGATTGACGCAGCGGTAATCATGTCAAACAAAGTACACGATATAGCTGGCGGCGTGCTTATCGCCAGAGAAGCAGGTGCATGCGTCACCGACACCAAAGGAAGTAGTCATACACCTGAGTCGCTCGATACAGTCGCCTCGTCACCAAGGATTCTTAACGATCTCCTCAATCTCCTTTAG